In the genome of Pangasianodon hypophthalmus isolate fPanHyp1 chromosome 23, fPanHyp1.pri, whole genome shotgun sequence, one region contains:
- the cdip1 gene encoding cell death-inducing p53-target protein 1 isoform X1: MSSDPPPPYPGGPSAPLIEEKNGQPPVSGSAPVTSGPPYGQPLPPEYGPPPYEATMQPGFVPPHVPGEGPMPMPYPHAGFHPPPGHFPHPMPGQFAPGPSHCGPAVGHTATVIGPPGTATTVTVLQGEMFQSAPVQTVCPHCQQAIITRISHDVGLMNTLFCLFCFFVGCDLGCCLIPCLIDDLKDVTHTCPNCKGYIYTYKRIC; the protein is encoded by the exons ATGTCCAGCGACCCCCCTCCGCCCTATCCAGGGGGCCCCAGCGCTCCTCTTATAGAGGAGAAGAATGGACAGCCTCCAGTCTCTG GCTCAGCCCCGGTAACGAGCGGacccccatatggacagccgcTGCCTCCGGAGTATGGCCCTCCACCTTACGAGGCCACGATGCAGCCAGGCTTCGTGCCCCCACACGTGCCAGGTGAGGGTCCTATGCCCATGCCATACCCGCATG CCGGCTTCCACCCTCCTCCTGGACACTTCCCCCACCCCATGCCGGGGCAGTTTGCTCCAGGGCCCAGCCACTGTGGCCCGGCTGTGGGACACACAGCCACGGTGATTGGGCCGCCAGGCACGGCTACTACGGTTACTGTGCTGCAGGGTGAGATGTTCCAGTCAGCACCAGTGCAGACGGTCTGCCCACACTGCCAACAGGCCATCATCACACGAATTAGCCATGACGTGGGCCTCATGAACACGCTCTTCTGTCTGTTCTGCTTCTTTGTGGG CTGTGATCTGGGCTGCTGCTTGATCCCATGTCTGATTGATGACCTCAAGGATGTGACGCACACTTGCCCCAACTGCAAGGGCTACATCTACACATACAAGCGCATATGCTAA
- the cdip1 gene encoding cell death-inducing p53-target protein 1 isoform X2, whose amino-acid sequence MSSDPPPPYPGGPSAPLIEEKNGQPPVSGSAPVTSGPPYGQPLPPEYGPPPYEATMQPGFVPPHVPAGFHPPPGHFPHPMPGQFAPGPSHCGPAVGHTATVIGPPGTATTVTVLQGEMFQSAPVQTVCPHCQQAIITRISHDVGLMNTLFCLFCFFVGCDLGCCLIPCLIDDLKDVTHTCPNCKGYIYTYKRIC is encoded by the exons ATGTCCAGCGACCCCCCTCCGCCCTATCCAGGGGGCCCCAGCGCTCCTCTTATAGAGGAGAAGAATGGACAGCCTCCAGTCTCTG GCTCAGCCCCGGTAACGAGCGGacccccatatggacagccgcTGCCTCCGGAGTATGGCCCTCCACCTTACGAGGCCACGATGCAGCCAGGCTTCGTGCCCCCACACGTGCCAG CCGGCTTCCACCCTCCTCCTGGACACTTCCCCCACCCCATGCCGGGGCAGTTTGCTCCAGGGCCCAGCCACTGTGGCCCGGCTGTGGGACACACAGCCACGGTGATTGGGCCGCCAGGCACGGCTACTACGGTTACTGTGCTGCAGGGTGAGATGTTCCAGTCAGCACCAGTGCAGACGGTCTGCCCACACTGCCAACAGGCCATCATCACACGAATTAGCCATGACGTGGGCCTCATGAACACGCTCTTCTGTCTGTTCTGCTTCTTTGTGGG CTGTGATCTGGGCTGCTGCTTGATCCCATGTCTGATTGATGACCTCAAGGATGTGACGCACACTTGCCCCAACTGCAAGGGCTACATCTACACATACAAGCGCATATGCTAA